The nucleotide sequence GAGGAGGGAAGCCGCCGGGATGCCAGTCCGACCAGGCGGTGGACCGTCAAGCGGCGCGCGACCGGGCTTCGATCGCGGACGCGATCGGCGCGAGGCGCGCGGCCATCGGCGCGGCGCGAACGCCGATCATCCCTTCGCGCCTCCAGATCTTACGATCGATCAAAGCGCGCCCCGCAAGGCCTGTCATGGTCGAGCCGCGGGAAACGGCTCTGCGATTTCGGCCGGCACCTTCGCGGCCGATCCACATATCCAGCCCATCCGACAGCATTCAAATAGCGTTTTTAACATCCGATCTATATACAATCAGCGCGATACAGGCTAGCATTCCCACAATTCACCCTATTTGATCGCTGGGTGTACTGATCCTACGCACGGTGGTATACGCATAAGTCAATGCAAGCGGCGCCTCATGCCAACAAGGCGCGCCCAAACCATCGTGCCTGCGAAACATACTCGCGGAGATCCATTCCACACGTCTGCCTTACGCGCCCATTCGGCGAGCCCGAACCGGAGAAACGCCGGTGGCAACATTGGTCACGTCACCAAGCGGCACAGACGAAAAAGCCAATCAGGTTCTCTGGACAAGCACCGCGGCCTTCACGGCCAGCTTCGCGGTCTGGACGATCTTTGCCATCATCGGCATCGGGATCAAGGAAGAGCTGAGGCTGTCCGAGAGCCAGTTCGGACTTCTGGTCGGCACCCCGATCCTATCCGGCTCCGTATCGCGGCTGTTTCTCGGCATGTGGTCCGACCGCTACGGCGGCCGCAAGATCTTCGCCGCGCTCATGTTCATCTCGGCGGCTGCCACCTACGCTCTGATCTGGGCCGACAGTTACGTGACGATGCTGCTCGCCGGCCTCGTCGTCGGGCTGGCCGGGGGCACCTTCTCCGTCGGCGTCCCTTACGTTTCGCGCTTCTTCTCGCCGGAACGGCAGGGCACCGCGCTCGGCATTTTCGGAGCCGGCAATGTCGGCGCCGCCGTCACCAAGTTCCTCGCGCCCTTCGTCATGGTCGCCATGGGCTGGCGCGGCGTCGCCGAGGTCTGGGCGGCCGGCCTCGCCATCACCGCGGTGCTGTTCCTGCTCCTCACCCGGGACGAGCCGCGCAGCGCCGCCGACGCCCAAGCGGCGCGCGAGCCGTTCCTGGCCCAGTTCAAGGTGCTCGTCCACGCCCAGGTCTGGCGCTTCTCGCTGTATTACTTCTTCGTCTTCGGCGGCTTCGTCGCGCTGGCGCTGTGGCTGCCGCACTATCTCGTTGCGACCTACGGGTTGTCCCTGTCCTCGGCCGGCATGCTGGCGGCCTTCTACTCGGTGCCGGCCAGCCTGTTCCGCATCTATGGCGGCGTGCTGTCCGACCGCTACGGCGCCCGGGCGGTGCTCTACTGGACCTTCGGCGTGGGCATCCTGTCCACCTTCATGCTGTCCTATCCGCCCACCACCTACATCATCGAGGGAATCCGCGAGCCGATCCGCTTCTCGACGAGCCTGGGGCTCACCCCGTTCCTCGTCATCATGTTCGTGCTCGGCTTCTTCATGAGCCTCGGCAAGGCCGCCGTGTTCAAGCACTGTCCGCCGTCAGCACTCCTGAGACATACTGAGGGTCTTCACGAACGGAGGATGGCTGGTTCATCGTCGCCTCCAGGAGCGAAGATGAAACAGACGTCCGGGCCGGTACGGAAGCCGGCAGAAGCCGTGATCAAGGACATCCGCCGCGCGACACGCCGGCAGTTCTCGGCCGAGGAGAAGATCCGCATCGTGCTGGAAGGCCTGCGCGGTGAAGACAGCATCGCCGAGCTGTGCCGGCGTGAGGGCATCGCCAGCTCGATGTACTACGGCTGGTCCAAGGAGTTCTTGGAGGCCGGCAAGAAGCGGCTGGCCGGCGACACGGCCCGCGCCGCGACCGCTGATGAGGTCCAAGATCTGCGCCGCGAGGCGGGTGCGCTGAAGGAAGTCGTGGCCGACCTCGTCCTGGAGAACCGCCTGCTGAAAAAAAGCATGACCGCGGCTGGGGGCGACGAGGCATGAGGTACCCGGCCTCTGAGAAGCTGGAGATCATCCAGTTGGTCGAGCAGTCTCACCTGCCGGTGCGCGCTACCCTGGAGAAGCTCGCCATCCCGCGCGCCACCTTCTACCGCTGGTATGACGCCTTCCAGTGCGGCGGCCCCGAGGCATTGGCGGATCGTCCCTCGCGGCCCAGCCGGGTCTGGAACCGTCTGCCGACAGAGATCCGCGAGCAGATCGTCGCCCTCGCACTGGAGGAGCCAGAGCTCAGCCCGCGCGAGCTGGCGGTGCGCTTCACCGACGAGCGGCGCTACTTCGTCTCGGAGGCAACCGTCTACCGCCTGCTCAAAGCCCAGGACCTGATCACCAGCCCGGCCTACATCGTCGTCAAAGCCGCCGATGCGTTCCACGACAAGACGACCGCACCCAACCAGCTCTGGCAGACGGACTTCACCTACCTGAAGGTCGTGGGATGGGGGTGGTACTACCTCTCGACCGTGCTCGACGACTTCTCGCGCTACATCGTGGCGTGGAAGCTGTGCACGACGATGCAGGTTGGCGACGTCACCGCCACGCTCGACCTTGCGCTGGCGGCGGCCGGGCTCGACCATGTGCAGGTGGCGCATCGGCCACGGCTGCTCACCGACAACGGATCGAGCTACGTCGCGGGTGATCTGGCCGACTGGCTCGGCAGTCAGGGTATGACCCACATCCGCGGTGCCCCGCGCCATCCGCAGACGCAGGGCAAGATCGAGCGCTGGCACCAGACGCTCAAGAACCGCATTCTACTCGAACACGCTTACCTGCCCGGCGAACTCGAGGCGCGTGTGGCCGCCTTCGTCGAGCACTATAACCATCTCCGGGCTCACGAGAGCCTGGGCAACCTCACCCCTGCCGACGTCTACTTCGGCCGCGGCGAGACGATCTTGCGTGAACGGGCGCGGATCAAGCGTCAGACCCTCATGGATCGCCGCTTGCGCCATTACGCGCAGGCTGCCTAACCTCTCAACCCAGGTGGACCAGAGCCTCCGTTCCTGAGCACCTCAAAGCGTCTCAAATCATCTGACAACGGACAGTCCCGACAAGCGGTTTCCCGCTCGTCGGAAGAGTGCCGGTGCGGCCCACGCGTCAGGGCAGCCGATCAGATCGGTTGGCCGAGGATGCCGAGGATCGTTCGGCGCAGGCGCACCAGTTCGGGATCGTCGCGGTGGCGCGGATAGGGGAGATCGACGGGGAGGTCCGCGCGGATCGCGGCCGGACGGTCGGAGAGCACGATCACGCGCTCGGCCAGCACCAGAGCCTCCTCGACATCGTGGGTGACGAGGAGCGCGGTGAAGCGCGTCTCCTGCCACAGCCGCAGAATCTCGGCCTGGAGCGCGAGCCGGGTCAGGGCGTCGAGCTTGCCGAGCGGCTCGTCGAGGAGGAGCAGGCGCGGTGCGTTCACGAGCGCGCGGGCGAGCGCCGCGCGCTGGGCCATGCCGCCGGAGAGCTGGTGCGGAAACACCTCGGCGAAGCCA is from Methylorubrum sp. B1-46 and encodes:
- a CDS encoding IS3 family transposase (programmed frameshift) gives rise to the protein MKQTSGPVRKPAEAVIKDIRRATRRQFSAEEKIRIVLEGLRGEDSIAELCRREGIASSMYYGWSKEFLEAGKKRLAGDTARAATADEVQDLRREAGALKEVVADLVLENRLLKKHDRGWGRRGMRYPASEKLEIIQLVEQSHLPVRATLEKLAIPRATFYRWYDAFQCGGPEALADRPSRPSRVWNRLPTEIREQIVALALEEPELSPRELAVRFTDERRYFVSEATVYRLLKAQDLITSPAYIVVKAADAFHDKTTAPNQLWQTDFTYLKVVGWGWYYLSTVLDDFSRYIVAWKLCTTMQVGDVTATLDLALAAAGLDHVQVAHRPRLLTDNGSSYVAGDLADWLGSQGMTHIRGAPRHPQTQGKIERWHQTLKNRILLEHAYLPGELEARVAAFVEHYNHLRAHESLGNLTPADVYFGRGETILRERARIKRQTLMDRRLRHYAQAA